AAACCATCCACATCCTCCCAAGGATCGATTTGCCGTCTTTGTGATAGCCTATGCTGTTTTTTCCGGCGATGTCTTCCCCGATTTTCGTCCGAGATGGTCTCGTCCTGAGCGGAGACGCCCACCGTCGTGAAGTACGGCATTGAGGGGAGCGCATGCGCCACCGGTGGTCGCCTGCAAAAGGCAAACCGGCATGGACTATCTCCCCCGGCTGATAGACAGCGCCCCATCACCGCGCTATCTCATTTCGGGGTTTGCATGGCTTTTTGGGGTTGGTGATGGAAATTGTTTCTGGGACGGTTTTGCGGCTGGCGGACGACGCCTCGGTCCAGCATGTCGGCGATGGGGCCGTCGTGCTTCTGGCGCGCAGCGGCCAACTCTACACCTGCAACGGTACGACCGAAGCCTTTCTCGACAAGGTCGATGGCGCGCGCAGCCTTGACCAGATCGTCGGCCTGCTTTGCGAGGAGTTCGAGGTCGGCAAGGATACGCTCGACGAGGACATGGCCGCACTGGCCACCGATCTGGTCTCGGAAGGTATCCTCGCCGCCCCGGGCGCCTGATGAAGAGACACACCTGATGGCCGACGGTCCGCTCCTGCGTGCTTTGTTTCGCTGCCATCTCTGGGCAAGCGCGCGGCTGATGCCGGTCCTCATCGCCAACCGCAGTTTCGAGGAGGTGCTAAAATGGGCGCCGCTCGCCTCGCCGACACCCTATCGCGGCCTGCCGGCCGCCTACATCGTCGCCCGCGTCAACCGCACCGTGCGCCATCCCTGGCTGATGCGCGACCGCAGATGCCTGCGCGAGGGCCTGCTTGGCCATCGTTTCCTGCGCCTTGCCGGCTTCGATCCGGAGCTGCGTTTCGGCGTCGATCCGAAGTCGCTGAAGGCGCAGCACTTGTCGGCGCATTGCTGGGTC
The genomic region above belongs to Mesorhizobium sp. B4-1-4 and contains:
- a CDS encoding PqqD family protein, which codes for MEIVSGTVLRLADDASVQHVGDGAVVLLARSGQLYTCNGTTEAFLDKVDGARSLDQIVGLLCEEFEVGKDTLDEDMAALATDLVSEGILAAPGA
- a CDS encoding lasso peptide biosynthesis B2 protein, giving the protein MADGPLLRALFRCHLWASARLMPVLIANRSFEEVLKWAPLASPTPYRGLPAAYIVARVNRTVRHPWLMRDRRCLREGLLGHRFLRLAGFDPELRFGVDPKSLKAQHLSAHCWVCLDGKPVVSDSLPGMVEIYRHHADGTRVRPA